A window from Candidatus Bathyarchaeota archaeon encodes these proteins:
- a CDS encoding CBS domain-containing protein, protein MHAQNKEQISILQNKEKPQKSLTSFNNSLVNVISECSCTMAEMGIRAKMLVKDVMSSPTITIDEEASVYKVAQRMEKYKVGGIIVTGKQGKPLGIITERDLIIRVLAKSSRPSKLNAKQVMTSPLITVNPDETLSEAARRMSRLNIRRLGVMYKGNLVGVITSKDILAITPELIAIIQEQARIQGETAIEEAPEYSPLAGHCDRCGRWSDTLEEVEGSFLCGECKAEFGAKY, encoded by the coding sequence ATGCATGCACAGAACAAAGAACAAATCAGCATTCTTCAAAATAAAGAAAAACCTCAAAAATCCCTAACAAGTTTTAATAACTCTTTGGTTAATGTCATATCGGAGTGTAGCTGCACCATGGCTGAGATGGGCATCAGAGCAAAAATGTTGGTAAAAGATGTTATGAGTAGTCCTACCATTACAATTGATGAGGAAGCATCAGTCTACAAGGTAGCCCAACGTATGGAAAAGTACAAAGTAGGCGGTATCATCGTAACTGGCAAGCAGGGAAAACCCTTAGGCATCATAACCGAAAGAGACCTCATCATACGAGTTCTGGCAAAAAGTAGTAGACCCAGCAAACTAAATGCCAAACAAGTGATGACCTCACCCCTCATCACCGTGAATCCAGATGAAACCCTGAGCGAGGCCGCTAGAAGGATGAGTCGCCTCAACATTCGAAGGTTAGGCGTCATGTACAAGGGAAATCTTGTAGGAGTAATCACAAGCAAGGATATTCTAGCAATCACACCTGAACTCATAGCAATCATACAAGAGCAAGCTCGCATTCAGGGAGAAACGGCAATAGAAGAGGCTCCAGAATATTCACCTCTAGCGGGGCATTGCGACCGATGCGGACGCTGGTCAGATACGCTTGAAGAGGTTGAAGGTAGTTTTCTCTGTGGGGAATGTAAAGCAGAATTTGGAGCCAAATACTGA
- a CDS encoding YHS domain-containing protein: MPRDPVCGVVLDERTAKFKIKFGGETHYFCSITCKKRFKRSPNKFVK; this comes from the coding sequence ATGCCCAGAGATCCTGTTTGCGGAGTGGTGCTTGACGAAAGAACGGCTAAATTCAAAATCAAGTTTGGAGGAGAAACGCACTATTTCTGTTCAATAACGTGTAAAAAAAGATTCAAGAGAAGCCCAAACAAATTTGTAAAATAA
- a CDS encoding CBS domain-containing protein, giving the protein MTIAKSPVVTMAPTTPVYDAIQIMSKEGFRRIPIVDPGTKNLRGIIVATDIINYLGGGEKFQIIQRKYAGNFFKAINEPVRSLMTQKVLSVPVSAKISDAIRLMKKHNIGGLPVVDEENHVWAIITERDIALLFSKRLRGAKVADVMSKDVVTAKPDITVSETEKTMIKHGFRRLPIVSNHEIVGIVTVMDILRFFGTGQVFKHLQSGTISQVLQTPILETATKDIATIEPDADVGQAARIMQERNIGSLPVVEDEKLVGIITERDFFKLID; this is encoded by the coding sequence ATGACCATCGCAAAAAGTCCAGTGGTCACAATGGCTCCTACTACACCAGTCTATGACGCCATACAGATCATGAGTAAAGAGGGTTTTCGACGCATACCTATTGTTGATCCGGGAACCAAAAATCTTCGCGGCATAATTGTCGCCACTGACATCATTAATTATCTTGGCGGAGGTGAAAAATTTCAGATAATTCAGCGAAAGTACGCTGGCAACTTTTTTAAGGCGATAAACGAGCCGGTCAGATCGCTCATGACTCAAAAGGTGCTTTCGGTTCCTGTCTCTGCTAAAATCAGTGACGCGATAAGACTCATGAAAAAACATAACATCGGCGGCTTACCAGTTGTAGATGAAGAAAACCACGTATGGGCTATCATAACAGAACGGGACATAGCACTGCTCTTTAGTAAAAGGTTAAGGGGAGCTAAAGTCGCAGATGTAATGTCTAAAGATGTTGTGACGGCGAAGCCTGATATAACCGTCTCTGAAACCGAAAAAACGATGATCAAGCACGGATTCAGGCGATTGCCTATCGTTTCAAACCATGAAATCGTTGGCATAGTCACCGTCATGGACATATTACGCTTTTTTGGTACGGGCCAGGTTTTCAAACATCTACAATCCGGAACCATTTCTCAGGTTTTGCAGACACCTATTCTCGAAACAGCCACAAAAGACATTGCAACAATTGAACCTGACGCCGATGTGGGTCAAGCTGCGAGAATCATGCAGGAAAGAAACATAGGCTCCCTGCCCGTAGTAGAGGATGAGAAGCTCGTTGGCATAATAACAGAACGAGACTTCTTCAAACTTATTGATTGA
- a CDS encoding FMN-binding glutamate synthase family protein, which yields MPERVSRNSSYLNSKSTTGTMTRVKDLSPTSGMCPICIRNCPFLCEIGLSTFRGRETLYPEPLQFGSSTAGALKDFGLDWSHFNIQSSVFEVHGIEADSDVALFPNVNTETKIAGIPLKLPIVAGAFGSTEVGRRNWEGLAIGCALSGIILTVGENVCGMDMESKFEGGKVTYSKELKRRVDLFRKFWDGKYGDIVVQTNVEDQRLGVDVYAISKLEVNIIERKWGQGAKAIGGEVRIRNLDKAIMLKKRGYIVIPDPEDPIVQEAFKEGVFKSFERHSRVGIPKERGFIEDIEWLRSQGAKHVSLKTGAYRPSAIAYTMKLASEAKIEAVTFDGAGGGTGMSPVPMMDEMSIPTVYLEAWVLKCAEILRKKGRFVPDILMAGGFISETQIFKAIAMSNFGDGPYVKGVLMGRSPLTATMKASYFMELAKEGKLPKTFAQRYGTTPEKFFIIVPELKAKYGKRFKEIPWEAVGLHSYLTDRIGVGLKQLMAGARKWKLNLIERGDLMALSKRAAEVTRIPLAEEVDADAIERILG from the coding sequence ATGCCAGAACGTGTTTCAAGAAACTCTTCATACCTAAACAGCAAATCCACCACCGGAACAATGACACGAGTGAAAGATCTTAGTCCAACAAGTGGTATGTGCCCGATATGCATCCGAAACTGCCCCTTCCTCTGCGAAATCGGCTTGTCCACTTTCCGAGGAAGAGAAACTCTATATCCAGAGCCTCTGCAATTCGGTTCTAGCACCGCTGGGGCGCTCAAAGACTTTGGGTTAGACTGGTCCCACTTTAACATTCAATCATCCGTCTTTGAGGTACACGGCATCGAAGCAGACTCGGATGTGGCGCTCTTTCCTAACGTGAACACAGAAACCAAGATAGCCGGCATCCCCCTCAAACTCCCCATCGTAGCAGGCGCATTCGGTTCAACCGAAGTGGGCAGGCGAAACTGGGAAGGCTTGGCAATAGGTTGCGCTCTTTCAGGTATCATCCTAACCGTCGGAGAAAATGTGTGCGGAATGGACATGGAATCAAAATTTGAGGGAGGCAAAGTAACTTACTCAAAGGAGCTGAAACGAAGAGTCGACTTGTTCCGAAAGTTTTGGGATGGAAAATACGGAGATATAGTAGTTCAAACCAATGTGGAAGACCAGCGACTAGGGGTGGACGTTTACGCCATCTCCAAGCTAGAAGTGAACATAATTGAGAGAAAATGGGGACAAGGCGCCAAAGCCATCGGAGGCGAAGTTCGAATTCGAAACCTTGACAAGGCAATTATGCTGAAAAAGCGAGGCTACATCGTAATTCCAGACCCAGAAGACCCAATAGTGCAAGAGGCGTTCAAAGAAGGAGTGTTCAAATCCTTCGAGAGACACAGCCGCGTGGGCATACCGAAAGAAAGAGGCTTCATCGAGGATATCGAGTGGCTGAGAAGTCAAGGCGCAAAACATGTCAGTCTAAAAACCGGGGCGTACAGACCGTCCGCGATTGCTTACACAATGAAGCTGGCTTCAGAGGCGAAGATCGAGGCTGTAACATTTGACGGTGCTGGAGGCGGAACGGGTATGAGTCCCGTGCCTATGATGGATGAAATGAGTATTCCCACGGTCTACTTGGAAGCATGGGTTTTGAAGTGTGCAGAGATTTTGCGAAAGAAAGGCCGATTTGTGCCAGACATCCTTATGGCCGGTGGCTTCATTAGTGAGACACAGATTTTCAAGGCTATTGCTATGAGCAACTTTGGTGATGGACCATATGTGAAAGGCGTTTTGATGGGCAGGTCTCCATTAACTGCTACGATGAAAGCTTCATATTTCATGGAATTGGCTAAGGAAGGCAAGTTACCTAAGACTTTTGCGCAACGTTATGGCACGACGCCGGAAAAGTTCTTCATTATCGTTCCTGAGTTAAAAGCCAAATATGGAAAGAGATTCAAAGAAATTCCTTGGGAAGCTGTGGGCCTTCACAGCTATCTTACCGACCGCATTGGAGTTGGCTTAAAGCAGTTGATGGCGGGAGCCCGAAAGTGGAAGCTGAATTTGATTGAGCGTGGTGATTTGATGGCGTTGTCAAAGAGAGCTGCCGAGGTTACGAGGATTCCGTTAGCCGAAGAGGTAGATGCTGACGCGATTGAAAGAATTCTTGGCTAA
- a CDS encoding DNA-directed RNA polymerase subunit K, translating to MHDLKDRRYHRGWQDESSTNTARWTWWNASRHGGVLTKLTSREKKVLIGPPKLTRFEKARIVGARALQIAMGAPVLVKPSENVSNAIDIALQELESKNLPITIRRTLPDGTYQDIPLKWLLPKD from the coding sequence ATGCATGATCTTAAAGATCGACGATATCATCGCGGTTGGCAAGATGAAAGCTCCACCAACACCGCCAGGTGGACCTGGTGGAATGCCTCCAGGCATGGGGGCGTACTAACGAAACTGACATCCAGAGAGAAGAAAGTTTTGATAGGCCCCCCTAAGCTTACACGCTTTGAAAAGGCTCGTATAGTGGGGGCCAGAGCTCTTCAAATCGCCATGGGCGCACCCGTACTCGTTAAACCTTCGGAAAACGTTTCAAACGCTATCGACATTGCCCTTCAAGAACTTGAGAGCAAAAATCTTCCCATCACTATTCGTCGAACGCTGCCAGATGGAACATACCAAGACATTCCACTAAAATGGCTCCTTCCAAAAGACTAA
- a CDS encoding PKD domain-containing protein, with the protein MKPLSVVYSIRACLGIVAAAMCVLLRLDDLLTGISLGIFFYLLTYYFLKHFFVAKVEKPSKIMTMGIGAYFLTFAVVFGLLFTLMIPTAVFTYSVADQTVTFDATGSYDLFSGIESFVWDFGDENITTTTDSSMTHTYTAPGNYSVILTVKDDEGYTSTSQKVVTVTNSTET; encoded by the coding sequence ATGAAGCCTTTAAGCGTTGTTTATTCAATCAGAGCCTGCTTAGGCATTGTTGCAGCTGCAATGTGTGTTCTTCTGAGGCTTGACGACCTTTTAACTGGCATTTCACTTGGAATCTTTTTTTATCTTCTCACATATTATTTTCTTAAGCATTTTTTCGTTGCCAAGGTGGAAAAACCGTCTAAAATAATGACTATGGGAATAGGTGCCTATTTCCTTACGTTTGCTGTTGTATTTGGTTTGTTGTTTACACTTATGATTCCTACAGCTGTTTTCACGTACTCAGTCGCAGATCAAACAGTAACCTTCGACGCGACAGGAAGCTATGATCTATTTAGTGGCATCGAGAGCTTCGTTTGGGATTTTGGAGACGAAAATATAACCACAACAACCGACTCGTCAATGACCCACACATACACGGCTCCTGGCAATTATTCAGTTATCTTAACTGTTAAAGACGACGAAGGATATACAAGTACGTCGCAAAAAGTCGTCACAGTTACCAACAGCACTGAAACCTAG
- the radA gene encoding DNA repair and recombination protein RadA: MTEEPQQKKYEYLEDLPGIGPATAQKLHELGFHTVESLGTAAARELQSAGIGEKKALEVIRIARSSLTVSFIRADELLKMRQNVLRLTTGSKTMNELIGGGIETQTITEFYGEYGSGKSQMCHQLCVNVQLPTEKGGLNTGALYIDTENTFRTERIVQMAQHLGLVPEEVAKNIIVAEAYTSDHQMFLLDNADKIIKENGIRLIIVDSLTSHFRSEYLGRGMLAERQQKLNKHMHKLVRLARAFNAAAVVTNQVMAKPDVFFGDAIHPIGGHIVAHTSSTRLYLRKSARGPVRIARLVSSSYLPEGERVFKITENGVEDVAEEDKPRRR, from the coding sequence ATGACCGAAGAACCTCAACAAAAAAAGTATGAATACCTTGAAGACCTACCAGGCATCGGACCAGCAACAGCACAAAAACTACACGAATTAGGTTTCCACACAGTAGAATCCCTAGGCACAGCAGCAGCACGAGAACTACAATCCGCAGGCATCGGCGAAAAAAAAGCCTTAGAAGTCATCCGCATAGCAAGATCGTCTCTCACCGTCTCTTTCATCCGAGCAGACGAACTATTAAAAATGCGACAAAACGTCCTACGGCTAACGACAGGAAGCAAAACAATGAATGAACTCATAGGAGGCGGAATCGAAACTCAAACAATCACAGAATTCTACGGAGAATACGGAAGCGGCAAAAGTCAAATGTGCCACCAACTATGCGTAAACGTGCAGCTACCCACTGAAAAAGGAGGACTAAACACCGGAGCCCTATACATCGACACAGAAAACACCTTCAGAACCGAACGCATCGTCCAAATGGCACAACATCTAGGCTTAGTCCCCGAAGAGGTAGCCAAAAACATCATAGTCGCTGAAGCATACACCTCAGACCACCAAATGTTTCTCCTCGACAACGCAGATAAAATAATAAAAGAAAACGGCATCCGCCTAATCATCGTAGACTCCCTAACCTCCCACTTTAGAAGCGAATACCTCGGCAGAGGAATGCTAGCGGAGAGGCAACAGAAGCTCAACAAACACATGCACAAACTAGTACGGTTAGCTCGCGCCTTCAACGCCGCCGCAGTTGTAACAAATCAAGTGATGGCCAAGCCAGACGTTTTCTTCGGCGACGCCATACATCCCATCGGCGGTCACATCGTTGCACATACAAGCAGCACCCGCTTATACCTTCGCAAATCTGCACGCGGACCCGTAAGAATCGCCCGCCTCGTTTCAAGCTCCTACCTACCCGAAGGTGAGAGGGTGTTCAAGATCACTGAAAACGGAGTAGAAGACGTAGCCGAGGAAGATAAGCCGAGACGAAGATAA
- a CDS encoding CBS domain-containing protein, with translation MRVQNLMNRKYPSLYSDELATKARAILRNRELRVLPVVDKHKHFIGMISRSDIMAITSSVSPIRAKGIMSMPRFIAAEEMDVIQVAREMIRSDEWYAPIVKSSQDYTYLGMLGLENLIDLFLKKGFAKLAKPLSEIMSTEPVTCSPDDDVDNVWRLMQEHSFAGLPVVKKGKLVGIVTQKNLLDSRVVFPMFEAKKGRFKAPSKISSVMRTSVISLKPASLVKEAAELMLEKNIGRVPIIDGKGKLIGVVDREDIVKALL, from the coding sequence TTGCGTGTTCAAAATCTAATGAACCGAAAATATCCCTCCCTTTACAGTGATGAGCTTGCCACAAAGGCTCGTGCTATTCTTCGCAACCGAGAATTACGCGTTCTTCCCGTTGTGGACAAGCATAAACATTTTATTGGCATGATCTCCCGCAGTGACATAATGGCCATAACTTCATCGGTCTCCCCCATTCGGGCGAAGGGAATCATGTCAATGCCCAGATTCATTGCAGCCGAGGAAATGGACGTTATTCAAGTTGCACGGGAAATGATTCGTTCAGATGAATGGTATGCTCCTATAGTAAAATCGTCTCAAGATTACACCTATTTAGGAATGCTCGGCTTAGAAAACCTCATTGATTTATTTTTGAAAAAAGGTTTTGCCAAACTTGCAAAGCCTCTTTCTGAGATTATGTCAACGGAACCTGTTACATGTTCTCCTGATGATGATGTGGATAACGTTTGGCGTTTGATGCAAGAACATTCTTTCGCTGGGTTGCCAGTTGTGAAAAAAGGTAAGCTTGTTGGCATAGTAACACAGAAGAATTTGCTAGATAGCAGGGTGGTGTTTCCGATGTTTGAAGCGAAAAAAGGACGATTCAAAGCGCCATCAAAAATATCATCTGTGATGAGAACTTCTGTTATTTCTCTTAAGCCAGCATCTCTGGTCAAGGAAGCAGCTGAACTTATGCTTGAGAAAAACATTGGACGTGTGCCTATTATTGATGGGAAAGGTAAGCTTATCGGCGTGGTTGATCGTGAAGACATCGTGAAAGCACTCCTTTGA
- a CDS encoding fibronectin-binding domain-containing protein: protein MKEEMTSFDIAALTPELDQTIKDARIDNIYQINPTTLLLKLRQPSQPSLHLLIEAGKRLHLTSYALEKPKRPTAFCMALRKHLRNGRITGIQQHEFERTVIIYVSTGKGNFQLISELFGGGNIILVDPQNKILHALTYRRMRDRNILRGEVFQHAPPRGRNPFKLSRPDFGEIKTLGQLEIVKALTKFLSVGGLYAEEFLLRAGVNKDVACESLTSQEMDRIFDEVHQILSIFKTGNVEPCIVVNERGVWIDVTPMLLKKYAHFKQKPYKTVNKALDEYSTKTAVEERVVEVSKEAEKELAKQRRILKRQQKALKDSIEKIEQNRKIGDIIYTHLNDLQFLLQKIVGEKRDGKSWKQIVSSIEKEKKAEHIPAIHFYSLQPERLILNVSVDGLVFPLNTRSSIQVNAANYYKKAKKAKRKLEGVKKALKETPTKIMDLQQQRVKLVKENRKLPPERRKKAWYEKFRWFHSSDGFLVLGGRDATTNEVLVKKHMEPHDVVFHADVVGAPFVLIKTEGKHPPEQTMNESAQLAASYSRAWREMFDTLNVYWVSPKQVSKVALPLKRGAFIIRGSKNYIRNVPLKIAIGIQMKEGCPLVVGGPIEAISKQTSVYVEIIPGTQKSGGLAKHIRGLLAKKFSEVLQKRILEIPLEEIQRFIPLGRGVIKS, encoded by the coding sequence TTGAAGGAAGAGATGACGAGTTTCGACATTGCCGCGCTTACTCCTGAACTTGACCAAACTATTAAGGATGCTCGCATTGATAACATTTACCAAATTAATCCCACTACTCTGCTTTTAAAGCTTCGTCAACCAAGCCAACCATCTCTTCATCTACTCATAGAGGCGGGAAAGCGACTTCACCTAACCTCGTATGCTCTTGAAAAACCAAAAAGGCCCACCGCCTTTTGTATGGCTCTCAGAAAACACCTCAGAAACGGTAGGATCACAGGAATCCAACAGCACGAGTTTGAACGAACCGTCATAATTTACGTAAGCACGGGAAAAGGGAACTTCCAACTTATATCTGAACTATTCGGTGGAGGAAACATCATTCTGGTGGACCCACAAAACAAGATTTTACACGCCCTAACGTATCGGAGAATGCGAGACCGAAACATTTTGCGTGGCGAAGTCTTCCAGCACGCTCCTCCACGCGGCAGAAACCCTTTCAAACTAAGTCGCCCAGACTTCGGCGAGATAAAAACTCTAGGACAACTAGAAATAGTAAAGGCTCTCACGAAATTTCTGAGCGTCGGTGGGCTCTACGCCGAGGAATTTCTTCTTCGTGCGGGTGTCAACAAAGATGTTGCTTGTGAATCCCTTACGAGCCAAGAGATGGATAGAATTTTCGATGAGGTCCACCAAATTCTTTCCATTTTTAAAACTGGGAATGTAGAACCTTGTATCGTGGTTAATGAACGAGGTGTGTGGATTGATGTGACTCCCATGCTCCTAAAAAAATATGCCCACTTCAAACAAAAACCATATAAAACTGTCAACAAGGCTCTCGATGAATACTCCACAAAGACAGCGGTGGAAGAAAGGGTAGTCGAGGTTTCTAAAGAAGCTGAGAAAGAGCTGGCAAAACAACGAAGAATCCTTAAAAGACAACAGAAAGCCTTGAAAGATTCAATAGAGAAGATTGAACAAAACAGAAAAATTGGTGACATAATCTATACACACCTCAACGACTTACAGTTTCTCCTCCAAAAAATCGTGGGCGAGAAAAGAGACGGAAAATCTTGGAAACAAATAGTCTCAAGCATCGAAAAGGAAAAGAAAGCAGAACATATCCCCGCCATTCACTTTTATTCTCTTCAGCCTGAACGCCTAATACTCAACGTTTCAGTAGACGGCTTGGTGTTCCCTCTTAACACTCGCAGTTCCATTCAAGTCAACGCAGCAAACTATTACAAGAAAGCGAAAAAAGCCAAAAGGAAACTTGAGGGAGTTAAGAAAGCGCTAAAAGAAACCCCAACCAAGATTATGGATTTGCAACAACAAAGGGTTAAACTAGTGAAGGAAAACCGCAAGCTTCCACCTGAAAGACGGAAAAAGGCTTGGTACGAAAAATTCCGATGGTTTCATTCTTCGGATGGTTTCCTTGTGCTCGGAGGAAGAGACGCAACAACTAATGAAGTTCTTGTCAAAAAACACATGGAACCTCATGATGTTGTTTTCCACGCGGATGTCGTCGGCGCGCCCTTCGTTTTGATCAAGACCGAAGGAAAACATCCGCCCGAACAAACAATGAACGAATCAGCTCAACTTGCAGCTTCATATTCCCGAGCTTGGAGGGAAATGTTCGACACGCTTAACGTTTACTGGGTTTCTCCTAAACAAGTGAGCAAAGTCGCCTTACCACTAAAGAGAGGAGCATTTATTATTCGTGGATCGAAAAACTATATCCGGAATGTGCCCTTGAAGATTGCTATTGGGATTCAGATGAAAGAAGGATGCCCTCTGGTTGTTGGAGGCCCCATAGAAGCCATCTCTAAACAGACAAGCGTCTACGTTGAAATAATTCCAGGGACCCAAAAAAGCGGTGGGCTTGCAAAACATATCCGAGGGCTTTTGGCAAAAAAATTTTCTGAGGTGTTACAAAAACGAATTCTTGAAATTCCTCTGGAAGAAATACAGAGATTCATACCTTTGGGGAGAGGAGTTATAAAGTCTTAA
- a CDS encoding serine/threonine protein phosphatase, which produces MVMNVAINVKDPSNIIDMAKKVDINEFLQLVEKATQLLAKENGQIGSMQITGRLVSTPSVGEAIVVGDIHGDLESLMIVLRDSDFMKKSRKDEDVTMIFLGDYGDRGLHSPEVYYVILKLKELFPKHVVLMRGNHEGPDDLLAYPHDLLAHLQRKFGDVAPHVYMRIRELFNYLYSGVLIDERYVLLHGGVPSQASTIEDLAFAHEKHPREPHLEEILWSDPREGMRGTYPSPRGAGRLFGEDITEKLLKMLNVKVLIRGHEPTGEGFKINHGGKILTLFSRRGPPYYNEFGVYLHLNLSEKMENAKQLIQHVHKF; this is translated from the coding sequence ATGGTGATGAATGTGGCCATCAACGTTAAAGACCCTTCTAACATAATCGACATGGCTAAGAAAGTAGATATCAACGAATTTCTCCAGCTAGTTGAAAAAGCCACGCAGCTATTGGCTAAAGAGAACGGACAAATAGGAAGCATGCAAATTACCGGCAGGCTTGTTTCAACACCCTCAGTAGGTGAGGCAATCGTCGTTGGAGACATCCATGGAGACTTGGAGAGCCTCATGATTGTTTTGAGAGACAGCGATTTCATGAAGAAAAGCCGTAAAGATGAAGACGTCACTATGATCTTCCTTGGAGATTACGGAGACCGAGGACTCCACTCGCCCGAGGTCTACTACGTTATCTTAAAGCTCAAAGAACTGTTTCCAAAGCATGTTGTTCTCATGAGAGGCAATCACGAAGGACCTGATGACCTCCTCGCCTATCCACACGATTTGCTAGCTCACCTGCAGAGGAAGTTCGGCGATGTTGCACCACATGTCTATATGAGGATACGTGAACTTTTCAACTATTTGTACAGTGGAGTGCTTATAGACGAAAGGTACGTTTTGCTTCACGGCGGAGTGCCAAGCCAAGCTTCTACAATAGAGGATTTAGCCTTCGCTCATGAGAAGCATCCACGCGAACCCCATCTGGAGGAGATACTTTGGAGTGACCCTAGAGAGGGTATGAGGGGGACTTATCCCTCGCCTAGAGGGGCTGGAAGACTTTTTGGTGAAGATATCACAGAGAAGCTTCTAAAAATGTTGAATGTCAAGGTGTTGATTCGGGGACACGAACCGACTGGGGAAGGTTTCAAGATAAATCATGGTGGAAAGATTTTAACGTTGTTTTCAAGGAGGGGTCCACCATACTACAACGAGTTTGGAGTGTATCTGCATCTAAACCTCTCCGAGAAGATGGAAAACGCCAAACAACTCATACAACATGTCCATAAATTTTAG
- a CDS encoding cupin domain-containing protein: MRYFEVKPKGHSAHHSHRWEHEVFILDGHYLVECRDQEKRVGPGYAIFIPPNVPHCFKNVGDKTLKFLCFTPYEK, from the coding sequence ATGCGCTACTTCGAAGTAAAGCCAAAAGGACACTCGGCACACCACTCACACAGATGGGAACACGAAGTCTTCATTCTGGATGGACACTACTTAGTTGAATGCAGAGACCAAGAAAAACGCGTCGGCCCAGGCTATGCCATCTTTATCCCGCCAAACGTCCCTCACTGCTTCAAAAACGTAGGAGACAAAACTCTAAAGTTCCTCTGCTTCACTCCATACGAGAAGTAA
- a CDS encoding dihydroorotase, which produces MNISNKLEGKRLPVDLVLSNAKVYTRRGIVEAGLAIDNGRIFRIAKETNLPQASTKLDLQGCIVLPGLIDMHVHLRDQQLAYKEDFFTGTSAAAAGGVTLTVDMPNNKPVTMSSKSLRERMKLAEKRITVNVAFYSAFPATLGEISSIVEEGAVGFKLFLSQGIGGLDIEDNDVLLRAFNKAGEMNVPVAVHAEDKEILENIKNKMKQAERNDMNAYLEVHPPNAEMKAIQRIIQLVKESEVRVHFCHISSAAGLNAFLAAKKMGISVTCEVTPHHLFLSHEHLKRCRTTALVHPPLRTKRDVKALWNALTRGLIDTIASDHAPHTIEEKEAKSIWDVKPGIPGLETMLPLLLTQVNEGTLALSDLVKMTSEKPAEIFSLKDRGSLDEGCLADLVVVDVHRKHKIDSSRFLSKAKYSPFDGWKVKGKPIKTFVNGQLVMDEGEIVAKPGTGQIVLWKNCSH; this is translated from the coding sequence ATGAACATTTCAAATAAACTTGAGGGCAAGCGTTTGCCTGTTGACTTGGTTCTTAGCAACGCCAAAGTCTATACTCGTAGAGGAATTGTTGAGGCTGGTCTAGCTATAGATAATGGGAGAATTTTTAGAATAGCCAAGGAGACGAACCTCCCTCAAGCTTCAACTAAACTGGATTTACAAGGATGTATAGTACTTCCTGGATTAATAGACATGCATGTGCATCTTCGAGACCAGCAATTAGCGTATAAGGAGGATTTCTTCACCGGAACATCAGCCGCAGCCGCGGGCGGTGTTACGTTAACCGTGGATATGCCAAACAACAAACCGGTAACAATGAGTTCAAAATCGTTAAGAGAACGCATGAAGCTGGCGGAAAAACGGATAACCGTTAACGTTGCTTTTTACTCAGCCTTTCCAGCGACCTTGGGAGAAATATCTTCAATAGTCGAGGAAGGAGCCGTAGGATTCAAACTCTTTCTGTCGCAAGGGATAGGAGGACTAGACATCGAAGACAATGACGTGTTGTTGCGTGCATTCAACAAAGCAGGAGAGATGAATGTTCCTGTCGCGGTACACGCAGAGGACAAGGAAATACTTGAAAACATCAAAAATAAGATGAAGCAGGCCGAACGCAACGATATGAACGCTTATCTTGAAGTTCACCCGCCAAACGCTGAAATGAAGGCAATACAGCGCATCATTCAACTTGTAAAGGAATCTGAGGTTCGTGTTCACTTTTGTCATATCAGCTCAGCTGCTGGGTTAAACGCCTTTTTGGCAGCGAAAAAAATGGGAATTTCTGTCACTTGCGAAGTTACCCCGCATCATCTCTTTTTGTCACATGAACATTTGAAACGGTGCCGGACTACAGCGCTTGTCCATCCTCCATTGAGAACCAAGAGGGATGTCAAAGCTCTTTGGAACGCTCTTACGCGTGGGTTAATCGATACTATAGCTTCAGATCACGCTCCTCACACGATTGAGGAAAAGGAAGCTAAGTCAATCTGGGATGTAAAACCGGGCATACCTGGACTTGAGACAATGCTTCCGTTGTTGCTCACACAAGTAAATGAAGGAACTTTAGCATTGTCTGATTTGGTGAAAATGACTTCAGAAAAGCCAGCGGAGATATTTAGCCTGAAGGACAGAGGAAGTTTAGATGAAGGCTGCTTAGCTGATCTTGTGGTGGTGGATGTCCATCGAAAGCATAAGATCGACTCATCTAGATTTCTTTCAAAAGCTAAGTATTCCCCATTTGACGGATGGAAAGTCAAGGGTAAGCCGATAAAGACCTTTGTAAACGGGCAGTTAGTTATGGACGAGGGCGAAATTGTGGCGAAGCCTGGGACTGGCCAAATCGTTCTGTGGAAAAATTGCAGCCATTAA